In one Rhopalosiphum padi isolate XX-2018 chromosome 3, ASM2088224v1, whole genome shotgun sequence genomic region, the following are encoded:
- the LOC132925238 gene encoding LOW QUALITY PROTEIN: uncharacterized protein LOC132925238 (The sequence of the model RefSeq protein was modified relative to this genomic sequence to represent the inferred CDS: substituted 1 base at 1 genomic stop codon), producing MMSSTMTGEKFENETKVTWCVVWFTESKEYSVIPTNWIVKNNESQSDSLFCKWPPYKVTSDHLKKAITPSQSWETYRVKFVGVNKTYDNFNKAWHKKVKEKYSSTDTNDSSKNKKKRFLMCPSDDTDDDDNDDDNGINFNILPCKQVVSTPSVALEPINYGASTSSIISQFYAENNVNVEETMQYTEMQPKXVEQLEYPQNHSFTEDTSCFIPVSHDSPLNFNGNDRCSSQVDEKLNKIISEQIEIKLLLNRILYKIETNSLGNSQKSINLNESFICKFPMNDTEDFTSVQNCILNEFDFKSKLEYFIKTIGGNIPKNHVTRVMSKLFTNKYGIECTWTGRAKNISTKIGDSDLIKIMKKSIQESCTNTTITDAEFERVASILRKKKALGSISDRHFRRIVNEKKNVCLSYTTTKQNNEITSKNKTLNEKSSSSNVENNTCSSNIDNSIHFDNVDNNTNTHSSIHLPNHPNLLNSLSGLDTDDNNEVIMETIGILDKLRSWVVKHNVSHRCVNSLLLILKTEGLCVPTDVRTLMKTPKVHEIQNISNGSYIHFGVENMLLPILEKHNTQINISDHILKIGINIDGLPIAKSSKFQVWPILLSILNFKELPNKVFPIGIYHGSKKPLSIEEFLKPFISDLMVVLSQGLLIKGTKLKVEISNIVCDASAKAFLLNFKGHNAYFGCTSCTEEGTYLKHRVVFLGLDSPLRSDNTFRMNHDEDYHKGDSPLKLLPINITETVCLDYMHCVCLGVVKRLIEFWVNGNKNV from the exons atGATGTCATCAACAATGACTggagaaaaatttgaaaatgagaCTAAGGTGA CATGGTGTGTGGTGTGGTTCACAGAGTCTAAAGAATATAGTGTAATTCCAACTAATtggattgtaaaaaataatgaatctcAAAGTGATTCATTATTTTGCAAATGGCCCCCTTATAAGGTCACCAGTGACCATTTAAAAAAAGCCATAACTCCATCCCAGTCATGGGAAACTTATAGGGTGAAATTTGTTGGAGTCAATAAAACTTATG ataacttCAACAAGGCATGGcataaaaaagtaaaagaaaaatattcttctaCGGACACAAATGAttcgtcaaaaaataaaaaaaaaagatttcttaTGTGTCCTTCTGATGATACTGATGATGATgacaatgatgatgataatg GTATCAATTTTAACATATTGCCATGTAAACAAGTAGTAAGTACTCCATCAGTTGCCCTGGAACCAATTAATTATGGAGCTTCTACCTCATCTATAATTAGTCAATTCTATGCAGAAAATAACGTGAACGTAGAAGAAACTATGCAATATACCGAAATGCAGCCAAAATGAGTTGAACAACTAGAATATCCTCAAAATCATTCATTCACCGag gaTACAAGTTGTTTTATTCCTGTATCACACGATTCACCTTTAAATTTCaatg gaaATGATAGATGCTCATCTCAAgttgatgaaaaattaaataaaataatttcagagCAAATAGAAATCAAATTATTGTTGAATCGCATCTTGTATAAAATAGAAACTAACTCATTAGGTAATAGTCAAAAATCAATCAATTTGAATGAAAGTTTTATATGCAAATTTCCTATGAACGATACTGAAGACTTTACATCAGTCCAAAACTGTATATTGAATGAATTTGATTTCAAATCTAAactg gaatattttatcaaaaccatTGGTGGAAACATTCCTAAAAACCATGTTACCAGAGTTATGTCTAAACTGTTTACTAATAAGTATGGGATTGAGTGTACCTGGACAGGCCGTGCCAAAAACATTAGTACTAAAATTGGAGACTCAGATCTCATAAAGATAatgaaaa AGTCTATACAAGAAAGCTGTACTAACACTACCATCACTGATGCTGAATTTGAAAGGGTG GCAAGTATTCTAAGGAAAAAAAAGGCTCTTGGTTCAATATCTGACCGCCACTTCCGAAGAATTGttaatgaaaagaaaaatgtatgctTATCTTATACTacaactaaacaaaataatgaaattacatctaaaaacaaaactttaaaTGAAAAGTCAAGTTCCTCAAATGTTGAGAATAATACATGTTCttcaaatattgataatagtatacactttgataatgttgataataataccAACACCCATTCATCGATTCATCTACCAAATCACCCAAATCTACTTAATTCTTTGTCTGGCTTGGATACTGATGACAATAATGAAGTTATTATGGAAACTATAGGTATTTTGGACAAATTAAGATCGTGGGTAGTCAAGCATAATGTTTCACATAGATGTGTTAATAGTTTATTGCTTATTCTAAAAACTGAAGGGTTGTGTGTTCCAACTGATGTAAGAACATTAATGAAAACCCCTAAAGTacatgaaatacaaaatatatctaatgGTTCTTATATTCACTTTGGAGtagaaaacatgttattgccaattcttgaaaaacataatactcaaataaatatatctgaccatattttaaaaattggtatAAATATTGATGGACTTCCAATAGCTAAAAGTTCTAAATTTCAAGTCTGGCCTATACttctatcaatattaaattttaaagaactgCCTAACAAAGTTTTTCCTATAGGGATTTATCACGGATCCAAAAAACCTCTGTCTATTGAAGAATTCCTCAAGCCTTTTATATCAGACTTAATGGTTGTATTATCTCAGGGTTTATTAATTAAAGGAActaaattaaaagttgaaattAGTAATATTGTGTGTGACGCGTCAGCAAAAgcctttttattaaattttaaaggccATAATGCCTATTTTGGATGTACAAGTTGTACAGAAGAAGGAACATACTTAAAACATCGTGTAGTTTTTTTAGGGTTAGACTCACCATTGCGCTCTGATAATACATTTAGAATGAATCATGATGAAGATTACCATAAAGGTGACTCTCCTTTAAAGTTATTACCAATAAACATAACTGAGACTGTATGCTTGGATTATATGCATTGTGTATGCCTAGGTGTTGTCAAGCGATTGATTGAATTTTGGGTAAATGGAAATAAGAATGTTTGA